One window of the Benincasa hispida cultivar B227 chromosome 3, ASM972705v1, whole genome shotgun sequence genome contains the following:
- the LOC120072841 gene encoding pentatricopeptide repeat-containing protein At2g37320 isoform X2, translating into MLLLRRANPLHGFHLVPSIRLFSNFKPKTQSSTNLPKPPKLLDLISPKGNFANENRQTHLRLIQDFLQTDSDQCRSQTLSDGFDSHSIVPSKDSSSVLYQERESGHWDLQLFAGRFKFDANDISSVLSLCSSQLNLRGGIQYHSVAIRTGFIANVYVGSSLVSLYGKCGELSNAYQVFEEMPVRNVVSWTAIISGFAVEWHVDMCLKLFQQMKRMALQPNEFTFATILSACTGSGALGLGRSLHCQTFKMGFDSYLHVANALISMYCKCGALNFALYIFEAMEVKDIVSWNSMIAGYAQHGLSLQAIDLYITMRKQKQVEADAITFLGVLSSCRHAGLVEEGKYYFNLMVELGVKPELDHYACVIDLLGRAGLLKEAQNFIEEMPISPNSIVWGSLLSACRLHGNVWIGLKAAESRLLLQPDCASTHLQMANLYAKAGYLNDAARLRKMMKDKGLKTTPGYSWIEIQNKVYRFKAEDKSNPVMVEILGLMDGIMNHMRFIGYFHEVEDEVDDIFLATS; encoded by the coding sequence GCATGGCTTCCACTTAGTACCCTCCATAAGGCTTTTCTCTAACTTCAAACCCAAAACCCAATCGTCCACGAACTTACCTAAACCTCCAAAACTATTGGACCTCATTTCTCCAAAGGGAAATTTCGCCAATGAAAATCGCCAAACCCATCTTCGCCTCATTCAGGACTTTTTACAAACAGATTCGGATCAATGTCGATCTCAGACCCTTTCCGACGGTTTTGATTCTCATTCAATTGTTCCATCCAAGGATTCCTCCTCTGTTCTTTATCAAGAACGTGAATCTGGTCATTGGGATCTGCAATTATTCGCAGGAAGATTTAAATTTGATGCGAACGATATATCCAGCGTTTTGAGTTTGTGCAGTTCTCAGCTCAATCTTCGTGGTGGAATTCAGTATCATTCTGTGGCGATACGAACTGGGTTTATTGCTAATGTGTATGTAGGAAGTTCGCTGGTGAGTTTATACGGGAAATGTGGGGAGCTGAGTAATGCATATCAGGTGTTTGAAGAAATGCCTGTGAGAAATGTTGTGTCATGGACAGCCATTATTTCTGGGTTTGCTGTGGAATGGCATGTTGATATGTGCTTGAAGCTTTTTCAACAGATGAAAAGAATGGCATTGCAACCCAATGAATTTACTTTTGCCACCATATTGAGCGCTTGCACTGGCAGTGGAGCCCTTGGATTAGGAAGAAGCCTCCACTGTCAAACATTCAAAATGGGCTTTGATTCTTATCTCCATGTTGCAAATGCTTTGATCTCAATGTACTGTAAATGTGGAGCTCTTAACTTTGCATTATACATATTTGAAGCCATGGAAGTCAAAGACATTGTTTCATGGAATTCCATGATTGCAGGTTATGCTCAGCATGGACTTTCTCTGCAAGCCATTGATCTTTATATAACAATGAGGAAGCAGAAGCAAGTGGAAGCCGATGCCATCACTTTCCTTGGTGTTCTGTCCTCATGTAGACATGCAGGGCTTGTGGAAGAGGGCAAATACTACTTCAATCTTATGGTCGAGCTCGGTGTGAAACCAGAATTGGATCATTATGCATGTGTTATCGATCTGCTTGGCCGAGCTGGACTACTAAAAGAGGCTCAAAACTTCATTGAGGAGATGCCCATATCTCCCAATTCAATTGTTTGGGGATCACTTCTCTCTGCTTGCAGGCTTCATGGGAATGTCTGGATAGGATTGAAGGCTGCAGAGAGTAGATTGTTGTTGCAACCCGATTGCGCATCGACACACTTGCAAATGGCTAATCTGTATGCAAAAGCAGGGTACTTGAATGATGCTGCAAGATTGAGGAAGATGATGAAAGACAAAGGGCTGAAGACTACACCTGGATACAGCTGGATTGAGATTCAGAATAAAGTTTACAGATTCAAAGCAGAAGATAAGTCAAACCCTGTAATGGTTGAGATTCTCGGTCTCATGGATGGCATAATGAATCACATGAGATTTATAGGATATTTTCATGAAGTGGAGGACGAAGTTGATGATATTTTCCTAGCAACATCCTGA
- the LOC120072841 gene encoding pentatricopeptide repeat-containing protein At2g37320 isoform X1 has protein sequence MVLCCCFDVQTPFRLLRMVFEISQSSALLYRHGFHLVPSIRLFSNFKPKTQSSTNLPKPPKLLDLISPKGNFANENRQTHLRLIQDFLQTDSDQCRSQTLSDGFDSHSIVPSKDSSSVLYQERESGHWDLQLFAGRFKFDANDISSVLSLCSSQLNLRGGIQYHSVAIRTGFIANVYVGSSLVSLYGKCGELSNAYQVFEEMPVRNVVSWTAIISGFAVEWHVDMCLKLFQQMKRMALQPNEFTFATILSACTGSGALGLGRSLHCQTFKMGFDSYLHVANALISMYCKCGALNFALYIFEAMEVKDIVSWNSMIAGYAQHGLSLQAIDLYITMRKQKQVEADAITFLGVLSSCRHAGLVEEGKYYFNLMVELGVKPELDHYACVIDLLGRAGLLKEAQNFIEEMPISPNSIVWGSLLSACRLHGNVWIGLKAAESRLLLQPDCASTHLQMANLYAKAGYLNDAARLRKMMKDKGLKTTPGYSWIEIQNKVYRFKAEDKSNPVMVEILGLMDGIMNHMRFIGYFHEVEDEVDDIFLATS, from the coding sequence TTCGTCTTCTTCGTATGGTCTTCGAGATATCTCAATCTTCTGCACTTCTTTACAGGCATGGCTTCCACTTAGTACCCTCCATAAGGCTTTTCTCTAACTTCAAACCCAAAACCCAATCGTCCACGAACTTACCTAAACCTCCAAAACTATTGGACCTCATTTCTCCAAAGGGAAATTTCGCCAATGAAAATCGCCAAACCCATCTTCGCCTCATTCAGGACTTTTTACAAACAGATTCGGATCAATGTCGATCTCAGACCCTTTCCGACGGTTTTGATTCTCATTCAATTGTTCCATCCAAGGATTCCTCCTCTGTTCTTTATCAAGAACGTGAATCTGGTCATTGGGATCTGCAATTATTCGCAGGAAGATTTAAATTTGATGCGAACGATATATCCAGCGTTTTGAGTTTGTGCAGTTCTCAGCTCAATCTTCGTGGTGGAATTCAGTATCATTCTGTGGCGATACGAACTGGGTTTATTGCTAATGTGTATGTAGGAAGTTCGCTGGTGAGTTTATACGGGAAATGTGGGGAGCTGAGTAATGCATATCAGGTGTTTGAAGAAATGCCTGTGAGAAATGTTGTGTCATGGACAGCCATTATTTCTGGGTTTGCTGTGGAATGGCATGTTGATATGTGCTTGAAGCTTTTTCAACAGATGAAAAGAATGGCATTGCAACCCAATGAATTTACTTTTGCCACCATATTGAGCGCTTGCACTGGCAGTGGAGCCCTTGGATTAGGAAGAAGCCTCCACTGTCAAACATTCAAAATGGGCTTTGATTCTTATCTCCATGTTGCAAATGCTTTGATCTCAATGTACTGTAAATGTGGAGCTCTTAACTTTGCATTATACATATTTGAAGCCATGGAAGTCAAAGACATTGTTTCATGGAATTCCATGATTGCAGGTTATGCTCAGCATGGACTTTCTCTGCAAGCCATTGATCTTTATATAACAATGAGGAAGCAGAAGCAAGTGGAAGCCGATGCCATCACTTTCCTTGGTGTTCTGTCCTCATGTAGACATGCAGGGCTTGTGGAAGAGGGCAAATACTACTTCAATCTTATGGTCGAGCTCGGTGTGAAACCAGAATTGGATCATTATGCATGTGTTATCGATCTGCTTGGCCGAGCTGGACTACTAAAAGAGGCTCAAAACTTCATTGAGGAGATGCCCATATCTCCCAATTCAATTGTTTGGGGATCACTTCTCTCTGCTTGCAGGCTTCATGGGAATGTCTGGATAGGATTGAAGGCTGCAGAGAGTAGATTGTTGTTGCAACCCGATTGCGCATCGACACACTTGCAAATGGCTAATCTGTATGCAAAAGCAGGGTACTTGAATGATGCTGCAAGATTGAGGAAGATGATGAAAGACAAAGGGCTGAAGACTACACCTGGATACAGCTGGATTGAGATTCAGAATAAAGTTTACAGATTCAAAGCAGAAGATAAGTCAAACCCTGTAATGGTTGAGATTCTCGGTCTCATGGATGGCATAATGAATCACATGAGATTTATAGGATATTTTCATGAAGTGGAGGACGAAGTTGATGATATTTTCCTAGCAACATCCTGA
- the LOC120072835 gene encoding uncharacterized protein LOC120072835 yields the protein TLATAPIAVWRRLKFSSSSSSSIFHNHLLLPKKCRTSVCSVRHWIQLHFSIGDGKSSPSSVFPPISKFFSTEGERPRPESSAEPFLYTSKTTGSVYGKLYGIITSNTLRTDMVKLLEGCNLSVDDVKVEYTRNFLITSIMIRFPSQQAYTNAFRVIGKQGRLYRLDPVDRSKWDLLTPYNGKTVLLQGIPRNALVEDVERFLSGCDYDAGSITIFFRHSHQQIIRMATVIFPSPTQAMHAFLTKNKGFCLNSQITMRVLQ from the exons ACACTAGCGACCGCCCCCATAGCTGTGTGGCGGAGGCTTAAATTcagctcttcttcttcttcttcaatctttcaCAATCATCTCCTTCTCCCCAAAAAATGTCGAACCTCAGTCTGCTCCGTAAGGCATTGGATCCAACTTCATTTCTCGATCGGCGACGGCAAATCATCGCCTTCCTCTGTTTTTCCGCCAATCTCCAAGTTCTTCTCCACGGAAGGGGAACGACCCCGACCTGAATCGTCCGCCGAACCTTTTCTCTATACATCTAAAACAACAG GTTCGGTGTATGGAAAATTGTATGGTATTATCACAAGCAATACTCTAAGAACGGACATGGTCAAATTGCTTGAAGGATGTAATTTGAGTGTGGATGATGTCAAAGTTGAATACACTCGGAATTTCCTGATAACCTCTAT AATGATACGGTTCCCCTCCCAACAGGCGTATACTAATGCTTTTCGAGTAATTGGAAAACAAGGTCGCTTGTACAGATTGGATCCG GTTGATCGTTCGAAGTGGGACCTTCTTACACCTTACAATGGAAAAACT GTTCTTCTGCAAGGAATACCTCGAAATGCATTGGTAGAAGACGTGGAACGCTTCTTATCTGGCTGTGACTATGATGCAGGCTCAATCACTATATTCTTCAG GCACTCCCATCAACAGATTATCAGAATGGCAACAGTGATATTCCCTTCACCAACACAAGCAATGCATGCATTTCTTACAAAGAACAAAGGCTTTTGTCTGAACAGCCAAATTACGATGCGGGTTCTCCAATAA